Proteins found in one Flavobacterium channae genomic segment:
- a CDS encoding tetratricopeptide repeat-containing sensor histidine kinase: MKIFYYFVILIVFIKCKSNEEDSLYDKKFDIYLDRVSDNSLSKNDRLKNLDSAEYMLENTRVNDSAYRRNYFKIANRYFILLEYEKYKSTSLKILELSKLVNDSLNIAKSKYYIGDYYFFKSKNDSAYYYYLSAEKDFKLIDDKENLANTILHKAYILLYEKDFQGSETETIKVLDIAKKINDNSLIYECYVNLGSSLSGLGNYQKSLDYHLKALDQISKIEDKNYIPILKAQTLNNIGFVFISAKEFRKAKKYFQDGLSVPSIKEIHPVIYSSILDNLAYSDFKLDNKKGLTNFREALNIRDSIDDIYGKINSRIHLTEYYLTKKDTLKALQLNQEANTLAKESNYNKEVLLTLDFFTKLKPKEGLKYAKEYIRLSDSLQQQERLTRNKLARIEFETDEILVEKEAISNRFRIILISSLLIIFFGVLFYIILYLRGKHKELLFSQEQQKANEEIYKLMLDKQEEMDEVKKKEKLRISQELHDSVMNKLAGTRLNLFVLTKKRDEETIQKCLEHINGIQDIEKEIRTIAHELYNESFMTNGSYRSLLEQLIQNQKETYKTSCECDIDPDETFDTISALVKMNVYRILQETLNNINKHAKATKISLSLYIQNDSLILKIMDNGVGFNSSKSKNGIGLKSMINRAEAINGVLEIDSELNKGTSVCLKVKL; encoded by the coding sequence TTGAAAATATTTTACTATTTCGTAATTCTAATAGTCTTCATTAAATGTAAATCAAATGAAGAAGATTCGTTATATGATAAAAAATTTGATATTTATTTAGATAGAGTTTCGGATAATTCTTTGTCAAAAAATGACAGATTAAAGAATTTAGATTCTGCAGAGTATATGTTAGAGAATACAAGAGTCAACGATTCTGCTTACAGAAGGAATTATTTTAAAATTGCTAATAGATATTTTATTCTTTTAGAATATGAAAAATACAAATCTACTTCACTTAAGATTTTAGAGTTAAGTAAGTTGGTAAATGATTCATTAAATATTGCAAAATCTAAATATTACATAGGAGATTATTATTTTTTTAAATCAAAAAATGATAGTGCATATTATTATTATCTTTCAGCTGAGAAAGATTTTAAATTAATCGATGATAAGGAAAACTTAGCCAATACTATTTTACACAAGGCTTATATTTTACTTTATGAAAAAGATTTTCAAGGTAGTGAAACTGAGACAATAAAAGTTTTAGACATAGCCAAGAAAATAAATGATAATTCTTTAATTTATGAATGTTATGTGAATCTTGGGAGTTCACTATCTGGACTTGGAAATTATCAAAAGTCATTAGATTATCATTTAAAAGCATTAGACCAGATTAGTAAAATAGAAGACAAAAATTATATACCTATTTTAAAAGCTCAAACTTTAAACAATATTGGATTTGTTTTTATAAGTGCAAAAGAATTTAGAAAAGCAAAAAAATATTTTCAGGATGGGTTAAGCGTTCCTAGTATAAAAGAAATTCATCCAGTTATTTATTCATCTATTTTAGATAATTTAGCTTATAGTGATTTTAAATTAGATAATAAAAAAGGGCTAACAAACTTTAGAGAAGCTTTAAATATAAGAGATAGTATAGATGATATTTATGGTAAAATTAATAGTAGGATTCATCTCACGGAATATTACCTAACTAAAAAAGACACTCTAAAAGCACTACAACTTAATCAGGAAGCCAATACTTTAGCTAAAGAATCTAATTATAATAAAGAAGTTTTATTAACCTTAGACTTTTTTACGAAATTAAAACCAAAGGAAGGACTTAAATATGCCAAAGAATACATTCGATTAAGCGATAGCTTGCAACAACAAGAGCGATTAACGCGTAACAAATTGGCTAGAATAGAGTTTGAAACTGACGAAATTTTAGTAGAAAAAGAAGCTATTTCAAATCGATTTCGAATTATTCTAATTTCTTCATTATTAATTATTTTCTTTGGAGTATTATTTTATATCATTCTTTATTTACGTGGCAAACACAAAGAGCTGTTATTTAGTCAGGAACAACAAAAAGCAAATGAAGAAATTTACAAGTTAATGTTGGATAAACAGGAAGAAATGGATGAAGTGAAGAAGAAAGAAAAGCTTCGAATTTCTCAAGAACTTCATGATAGTGTTATGAATAAATTGGCCGGAACTCGACTGAATTTATTTGTATTGACCAAAAAAAGAGACGAAGAAACCATTCAAAAATGTTTGGAACACATAAATGGTATTCAAGATATAGAAAAAGAAATTAGAACCATTGCACATGAGCTGTACAATGAATCTTTTATGACCAATGGGAGTTACCGTAGTTTGTTAGAACAACTAATTCAAAATCAAAAAGAAACTTATAAAACAAGCTGCGAATGCGATATTGATCCTGATGAAACTTTCGATACTATTTCAGCTTTAGTAAAGATGAATGTCTATAGAATTCTTCAGGAAACCTTAAATAATATCAACAAACACGCAAAAGCAACAAAAATTTCATTAAGTTTATATATTCAAAACGACTCATTGATTTTGAAGATTATGGATAACGGTGTTGGCTTTAATTCATCGAAATCTAAAAATGGAATTGGGTTAAAAAGTATGATAAATCGCGCCGAAGCCATAAATGGGGTTTTAGAAATTGATTCTGAATTAAATAAAGGAACTTCGGTTTGTTTAAAAGTTAAGTTGTAA
- a CDS encoding DUF4382 domain-containing protein, whose amino-acid sequence MKKVKKILLSLFAILFLALFVPSCSESDNNSGGTSRLKVSLTDNPGDYDEVNVEIIDVKVKYSSNTDESGWVSIGIDNPGVYNLLDLTGGVTAALADAEIPSGFLGQIRLILGENNTVVKDGVTYPLNTPSAQQSGLKLQVNQTLEPNFTYDFLLDFDVNYSVVVEAGGSGNFNLHPVLRVISLANTGSISGTVDAGGFQVLASVMVNGVEVSAYTNSEGIFHLHGIPAGIYTVTLTPDPQSTFSPLIIENVEVVNGVNSDTGLSTISN is encoded by the coding sequence ATGAAAAAGGTAAAAAAAATTTTATTGAGTTTGTTTGCTATCCTATTTTTAGCCCTCTTTGTCCCAAGTTGCTCGGAATCAGATAACAATTCTGGTGGTACCTCAAGATTAAAAGTGAGCTTAACCGATAATCCAGGTGATTATGATGAGGTTAACGTTGAAATTATCGATGTTAAAGTTAAGTATTCGAGTAATACTGATGAAAGTGGTTGGGTAAGTATCGGAATTGATAATCCAGGAGTTTACAATCTTTTGGATTTAACAGGAGGTGTTACCGCAGCATTAGCAGACGCAGAGATTCCGTCTGGTTTTCTAGGTCAAATCAGATTAATTTTAGGAGAAAACAATACTGTTGTAAAAGATGGTGTAACTTATCCATTGAATACGCCTAGTGCACAACAATCAGGATTAAAATTGCAAGTAAATCAAACACTAGAGCCTAATTTCACCTATGATTTTTTACTGGATTTTGACGTTAATTATTCGGTAGTTGTAGAGGCAGGTGGCTCTGGAAACTTTAATTTACATCCTGTTTTACGAGTTATTTCTTTGGCAAATACTGGTTCAATTTCAGGAACTGTTGATGCAGGCGGATTCCAAGTTTTAGCATCTGTAATGGTCAACGGAGTAGAAGTAAGTGCATACACCAATTCTGAAGGAATTTTTCATCTTCATGGAATCCCAGCAGGAATTTATACAGTAACTTTAACTCCAGATCCTCAATCGACTTTTTCGCCACTAATTATCGAAAATGTTGAAGTGGTAAATGGAGTCAATTCAGATACCGGTTTAAGCACAATATCCAATTAA
- a CDS encoding DUF58 domain-containing protein gives MDTKEILKKVRKIEIKTRRLSDHIFSGEYHTSFKGRGMTFSEVRQYQYGDDVRAIDWNVTARYNEPFVKVFEEERELTMMLLVDISGSESFGTKNQLKRDMITEIAATLAFSATQNNDKIGLMLFSDQIELFIPPKKGKSHVLRIIRELIEFESKSKKTDLSQALKFLSGVLKKKAIVFLISDFMVKDYEQTLKIASKRHDVTGIRVFDQREESIPNIGIVNMMDAETGETLLVDTNSKKVRMDYEKYYHENVNYFKDIFSRCGAGTISSRVDESYVTKLLGYFKARN, from the coding sequence ATGGATACCAAAGAAATTCTAAAGAAAGTTCGAAAAATTGAAATCAAAACCCGAAGATTGAGTGATCATATCTTTTCGGGAGAATATCATACGTCTTTTAAAGGACGAGGTATGACGTTTTCAGAAGTACGCCAATATCAATATGGTGACGACGTTAGAGCAATCGATTGGAATGTTACAGCTAGATACAACGAACCTTTTGTGAAGGTTTTTGAAGAAGAGCGTGAGTTAACTATGATGTTGTTAGTTGATATTTCTGGTTCTGAAAGCTTTGGAACTAAAAATCAATTAAAGCGCGATATGATTACCGAAATTGCAGCAACTTTAGCTTTTTCGGCAACTCAAAACAATGATAAAATTGGCTTGATGTTATTTTCAGATCAAATCGAATTGTTTATTCCGCCAAAGAAAGGGAAATCGCATGTATTGAGAATTATTCGAGAACTAATCGAATTTGAATCGAAAAGTAAAAAAACAGATTTATCCCAAGCCTTGAAATTCTTATCTGGAGTTTTAAAAAAGAAAGCCATTGTGTTTTTAATCTCAGATTTCATGGTGAAAGATTATGAACAAACTTTAAAAATTGCTTCAAAACGCCACGATGTTACCGGAATTCGAGTTTTTGACCAAAGAGAGGAAAGTATTCCAAACATTGGAATCGTAAACATGATGGATGCAGAAACCGGAGAAACTTTGTTAGTAGATACCAATTCGAAGAAAGTACGAATGGATTATGAGAAATACTATCATGAAAATGTGAACTATTTCAAAGATATTTTTTCAAGATGTGGTGCCGGAACAATTAGTTCGAGAGTGGATGAAAGCTATGTAACCAAGTTATTAGGTTACTTTAAAGCGCGTAATTAA
- a CDS encoding response regulator — MENKKLNILMIDDHPSMIEGYKSILSFNDLDYDLNVTPAYNCESAYHLITDIQSKPAYDVVFIDLSLPPFLEQNIKSGQDLASLVRLYMPTSKIIILTSHVEAFVLYKIHREIEPEGFLVKSDFTADELLIAFNQIVTGNKYKSRTVQQNIQELMANDFLLDENYQQIITLLAQGIKTKNMPEHINITLSAIDKRKAQIKEFFNIEKGSDEDIIKEAKKRGLI, encoded by the coding sequence TTGGAAAATAAAAAGTTAAACATTTTAATGATTGATGATCATCCATCAATGATTGAAGGCTACAAGAGTATTCTTTCATTTAATGATTTGGATTATGATTTAAATGTTACTCCTGCGTATAATTGTGAGAGTGCTTATCACTTAATAACCGATATTCAAAGCAAACCGGCTTACGATGTAGTTTTCATCGATTTGAGTTTGCCTCCTTTTTTAGAACAAAACATTAAATCTGGGCAAGATTTAGCCTCTTTGGTCCGTTTGTACATGCCAACTTCTAAAATTATTATTCTGACATCACATGTAGAAGCTTTTGTCTTGTATAAAATTCACCGTGAAATAGAACCTGAAGGATTTTTAGTAAAAAGCGATTTTACTGCCGATGAGTTATTAATTGCATTCAATCAAATTGTAACAGGAAATAAATATAAAAGTCGCACTGTTCAGCAAAACATACAAGAGTTAATGGCAAATGACTTTTTATTAGATGAAAATTATCAGCAAATAATTACGCTTTTAGCGCAAGGCATAAAAACCAAAAACATGCCAGAACATATCAACATTACACTTAGCGCCATTGATAAAAGAAAGGCTCAAATAAAAGAGTTTTTTAACATCGAAAAAGGTTCTGATGAAGATATAATTAAAGAAGCCAAAAAAAGAGGGCTCATTTAG
- a CDS encoding AAA family ATPase, producing MEENSTSLDIRAINEKIERESAFIDLLTMEMNKVIVGQKQMVERLLIGLLGQGHILLEGVPGLAKTLAINTLSQAVHGSFSRIQFTPDLLPADVVGTMIYNIKQNDFTIRKGPIFANFVLADEINRAPAKVQSALLEAMQEKQVTIGDETFKLDKPFLVMATQNPVDQEGTYPLPEAQVDRFMLKVVIDYPKMEEERMVIRQNLKGAFEKVNQVVSLEQILRAQEAVREVYMDEKIEKYILDIIFATRYPEKYRLESLKPLISFGASPRGSINLATAAKCYAFIKRRGYVIPEDVRAVVYDVLRHRIGITYEAEAENVTTFDIISKIVNEIEVP from the coding sequence ATGGAAGAAAATAGTACTTCACTCGATATTAGAGCAATCAATGAAAAGATAGAAAGAGAAAGTGCTTTTATCGATTTGCTTACAATGGAGATGAACAAAGTTATTGTAGGTCAAAAACAAATGGTAGAGCGATTGTTAATCGGACTTTTAGGTCAAGGACACATACTTCTAGAAGGTGTTCCTGGATTAGCAAAAACACTTGCAATTAATACATTATCCCAAGCCGTTCATGGCTCTTTTAGCAGAATCCAGTTTACACCGGATTTATTACCTGCAGATGTTGTAGGAACAATGATATACAACATCAAACAAAACGATTTTACAATTCGTAAAGGACCAATTTTTGCCAACTTTGTACTTGCCGATGAAATTAACCGTGCTCCTGCAAAAGTGCAATCTGCGCTTTTAGAGGCAATGCAAGAAAAACAAGTTACAATTGGTGATGAAACGTTTAAATTAGATAAGCCTTTCTTAGTAATGGCAACTCAAAACCCTGTTGATCAAGAAGGAACTTATCCATTGCCAGAAGCTCAAGTAGACCGTTTTATGCTAAAAGTGGTTATTGATTACCCTAAAATGGAAGAAGAGCGAATGGTAATTCGTCAAAATTTAAAAGGTGCTTTTGAAAAAGTAAATCAAGTAGTTTCATTAGAACAAATTTTAAGAGCACAAGAAGCTGTTCGTGAAGTTTACATGGACGAGAAAATCGAAAAATATATTTTAGATATTATTTTTGCTACTCGTTATCCAGAAAAATACAGATTAGAAAGTTTAAAACCTTTAATTAGTTTTGGAGCTTCACCTCGTGGAAGTATTAACTTAGCAACAGCTGCAAAATGTTATGCATTCATTAAACGTAGAGGTTATGTAATTCCAGAAGACGTTCGTGCTGTTGTATACGATGTATTACGTCACAGGATTGGAATTACTTATGAAGCAGAAGCTGAAAATGTAACAACTTTTGACATCATAAGCAAAATTGTAAACGAAATCGAAGTGCCTTAA
- a CDS encoding ATP-binding protein translates to MINKRLLVKNLLAHHDENSFYDKKRQLNLHTKEGKAKFLKHICALSNSNPSNNSYIVVGVEDESNEIVGDDFFDDSRIQNLVNAFLENPPKIQYENVPFPNLPKDKVVGLVTIKPKSKNSYFKKGIHTIEANSTFVRKGSNTTPTTEKIPYSKQNVETVISIENSSRNSIAHTLESVLDFINNRHKDIATGYHVFKELFVVCWAGNKKKIRDKIYYSRVDIELINEQVKLFYSALDEVCIEYDENTFSITEYISLGLNDKTSYYPFEKVTLTFFDNGYYKMNSEMLFEPPQYNRKMLYHIYNSNLSILNKLQKGLPLQNTEQRDLENLPHILMICYLNGFEDAKQKLIDAKSHLKTLEDPMVYVSFKEVMRILRKMKYD, encoded by the coding sequence ATGATAAACAAACGCCTACTTGTTAAAAATCTGCTAGCTCATCATGATGAGAATAGTTTTTATGACAAAAAGCGTCAGTTGAATTTACACACAAAAGAAGGAAAGGCTAAGTTCTTAAAACACATTTGCGCACTTTCTAACTCCAATCCAAGTAATAATTCCTACATTGTCGTTGGAGTTGAAGACGAAAGCAACGAAATAGTTGGAGATGATTTTTTTGATGATAGTAGGATTCAGAATTTAGTAAATGCTTTTTTAGAAAACCCACCTAAAATTCAATATGAAAATGTGCCTTTTCCAAATCTTCCAAAAGATAAAGTCGTTGGTTTAGTAACTATAAAACCTAAGTCAAAAAATTCCTATTTCAAAAAAGGCATTCATACTATCGAAGCCAATAGTACTTTTGTTAGAAAAGGTAGCAACACTACTCCAACAACAGAAAAAATTCCATACTCAAAACAAAACGTAGAAACAGTTATAAGTATTGAGAATAGTTCACGTAACAGCATAGCTCATACGCTTGAAAGTGTGTTGGATTTCATTAATAACAGACATAAAGATATTGCAACGGGTTATCATGTCTTTAAAGAATTATTTGTGGTTTGCTGGGCAGGAAACAAGAAAAAAATTAGAGACAAGATTTATTATTCGAGAGTTGATATTGAGTTAATAAACGAACAAGTAAAACTTTTCTATTCGGCACTTGATGAAGTTTGTATCGAATATGACGAAAACACTTTTTCTATAACAGAATATATTTCTTTGGGTTTGAATGATAAAACTAGCTATTATCCCTTTGAAAAAGTAACGCTTACCTTCTTTGATAATGGTTATTACAAAATGAACTCCGAAATGTTGTTTGAACCTCCGCAATACAATAGAAAAATGTTGTATCACATTTATAATTCTAATTTATCAATATTAAACAAACTTCAAAAAGGATTGCCTTTGCAGAATACGGAACAACGCGATTTAGAGAATTTACCGCACATTTTGATGATTTGTTATTTGAATGGTTTTGAGGATGCCAAACAGAAACTTATAGATGCAAAAAGTCATTTAAAAACTTTAGAAGACCCAATGGTTTACGTTTCTTTTAAAGAAGTAATGAGAATCTTAAGAAAAATGAAATATGACTAA
- a CDS encoding BatD family protein encodes MKKRLYLYIALLFGFLGFSQQISSSIDSTQIKIGSQFNLTIKAKVNAKDKVVFPDGKFFGALEILESYPIDTVKNDNQYELIKKYGLTQFDSGRYVIPKLLVKINKKEFRTDSLSIVVNDVKVDTTKQQMYDIRDIIATEEKPMSEWWKLLILFVLIVASGFASYFIIKKLQKSKKQEEEFFASPIEKAIAYLQNLDKKQLVQRGDVKEYYSEMTDITRTYIEESIHIPAMESTSSELMDALKKAISEKKMFVNREDLEKFNKVLENSDLVKFAKSQPLPFEIETDKKIIDKFLLIIDKALPRTEDEAAILFAEEVRRKELQKQKFKRMVLSIGIASFLMVASIVIFAYTVGFDFIKDNYIGHSTEELLEKEWITSEYGEPAIIISTPKVLKRTVDEKIQNNLPENVKATSRFMYGSIIDNFSIVLITTAYKDTTKIDLDLALEADLKELENFGAKNIIVKTGEFENVKGLSGKKAFGTFTAFDPVREEDVKMEYDIMVLSQSGGAQEFFMIYKEDDKYAKEIIEKIQNSIELRKAKK; translated from the coding sequence ATGAAAAAGAGACTTTACTTATATATTGCTTTATTGTTTGGATTTTTGGGTTTTTCCCAACAAATCTCATCTTCTATAGATTCTACTCAAATTAAAATAGGTTCGCAGTTTAATTTAACTATCAAAGCAAAAGTAAACGCAAAAGATAAAGTAGTTTTCCCTGATGGTAAGTTTTTTGGAGCTTTAGAGATATTAGAATCATATCCAATTGATACAGTAAAAAATGATAATCAATACGAATTAATCAAGAAATATGGATTAACACAGTTTGATTCAGGACGATATGTAATTCCAAAATTATTGGTTAAAATCAACAAGAAAGAGTTTCGCACAGATTCACTTTCTATTGTTGTAAATGATGTAAAAGTTGATACGACAAAACAACAAATGTATGATATCAGAGACATCATTGCTACTGAAGAAAAACCAATGAGCGAATGGTGGAAGTTGCTGATTTTGTTTGTGTTGATTGTTGCTTCTGGATTTGCATCGTATTTTATCATTAAAAAATTACAAAAAAGTAAAAAACAAGAAGAAGAGTTTTTTGCTTCTCCAATAGAAAAAGCAATTGCATACCTTCAAAATTTAGATAAAAAACAATTGGTTCAAAGAGGTGATGTCAAAGAATATTATTCTGAAATGACCGACATTACCAGAACTTATATTGAAGAATCGATTCATATTCCAGCAATGGAAAGTACTTCTAGTGAGTTAATGGACGCATTAAAAAAGGCTATTTCTGAAAAGAAAATGTTTGTTAATCGCGAAGATTTAGAAAAATTCAACAAAGTGTTAGAAAATTCAGACTTAGTTAAGTTTGCTAAATCACAACCATTGCCATTTGAAATTGAAACTGATAAAAAAATAATTGATAAATTTTTATTGATAATCGATAAAGCATTGCCAAGAACAGAAGACGAAGCAGCAATTTTATTTGCAGAAGAAGTTCGCAGAAAAGAATTGCAAAAGCAAAAGTTCAAAAGAATGGTTTTATCAATAGGAATTGCTTCATTTTTAATGGTTGCATCTATCGTTATCTTTGCTTACACAGTAGGATTCGATTTTATCAAAGACAATTACATCGGACATTCGACTGAAGAATTATTGGAAAAAGAATGGATAACTTCCGAATATGGAGAACCCGCTATCATCATTTCAACACCAAAAGTTTTAAAACGAACGGTTGATGAAAAAATTCAAAACAACCTTCCAGAAAACGTAAAAGCAACGAGTCGTTTTATGTATGGAAGCATCATTGACAATTTTTCTATAGTTTTAATTACAACTGCATATAAAGACACGACTAAAATAGATTTAGATTTAGCATTGGAAGCGGATTTGAAAGAATTAGAAAATTTTGGAGCTAAAAATATTATCGTAAAAACGGGCGAATTCGAAAATGTAAAAGGACTTTCGGGTAAAAAAGCATTCGGAACATTTACTGCTTTTGACCCTGTTAGAGAAGAAGATGTAAAAATGGAATACGATATAATGGTGTTATCACAATCTGGCGGTGCGCAAGAGTTTTTCATGATATACAAAGAAGATGACAAGTATGCTAAGGAAATTATCGAGAAAATTCAGAATTCAATTGAACTAAGAAAAGCCAAGAAATAA
- a CDS encoding aldo/keto reductase, producing MKTLSRIIAGTMNWGIWDKNLNTTEMIHLINLCIENKITTFDHADIYGDYTTESQFGKAFHESKISRDKLQLITKCGIQHTKGRPNKIKHYDYSKDYIIWSVENSLKNLQTDYLDVLLLHRPSPLMVADEIAEAIEKLKSEGKIKAFGVSNFTSSQTELIRQKTKIDFNQVQFSATHHEAMLDGSFDYMQIHGIQPMAWNPLGTVFRENTEQTFRLRQLLATLVDKYHVGSDLILLAWILQHPAGVLPVAGTVNVARIQQLFKACSLELEKQDWFEIWTTSMGNKVP from the coding sequence ATGAAAACTTTATCAAGAATAATCGCAGGAACTATGAATTGGGGTATTTGGGATAAGAACCTTAATACAACCGAAATGATTCATTTGATTAATCTTTGTATCGAAAATAAAATAACTACTTTTGATCATGCCGATATTTACGGAGATTACACTACAGAATCTCAATTTGGAAAGGCTTTTCATGAAAGTAAAATTTCAAGAGACAAACTCCAATTAATCACAAAATGTGGAATTCAACACACGAAGGGAAGACCAAATAAAATTAAACATTACGATTATTCTAAAGATTATATCATTTGGTCGGTAGAAAATTCATTAAAAAATTTACAAACCGATTATTTAGATGTATTGCTTTTACACAGACCAAGTCCGTTAATGGTTGCTGATGAAATTGCTGAAGCGATAGAAAAATTAAAATCGGAAGGAAAAATAAAAGCTTTTGGGGTTTCTAATTTTACCTCTTCTCAAACAGAATTAATTCGTCAGAAAACTAAAATCGACTTCAATCAAGTGCAGTTTTCTGCCACTCATCACGAAGCTATGCTGGATGGAAGTTTTGACTATATGCAAATTCATGGTATTCAACCAATGGCTTGGAATCCACTTGGGACTGTTTTCAGAGAAAATACCGAACAAACATTTCGATTAAGACAACTTCTAGCTACGTTAGTAGATAAATATCATGTTGGATCCGATTTAATATTACTTGCTTGGATTTTACAACATCCAGCTGGAGTTTTACCAGTAGCTGGTACTGTAAATGTGGCGCGCATTCAACAATTATTTAAAGCATGTTCATTAGAACTAGAAAAACAAGACTGGTTTGAAATATGGACCACGAGCATGGGAAATAAAGTGCCTTAA
- a CDS encoding PhnA domain-containing protein: MSVIEKKLKDRSGSVCEISGAEHDLVVYTLPPHTAESLEHSVLVAKHLKDQIENPETMNENDWRGLSDSMWNEHLPVQILSWRMLARLKNNDLLDMMYLDEEALEWAKATGEGEEEDENKIVHKDSNGAILQDGDSVVLIKDLDVKGATFTAKRGAAVHNIKLVWDDANLIEGRVENQSIYILTQYVKKTK; encoded by the coding sequence ATGAGTGTAATAGAAAAAAAACTGAAAGATCGCAGTGGTTCAGTTTGCGAGATTAGTGGTGCCGAACATGATTTAGTTGTGTACACGTTGCCACCTCACACTGCAGAAAGTTTAGAACATTCGGTTTTGGTTGCTAAACATTTGAAAGATCAAATTGAAAACCCGGAAACCATGAATGAAAACGATTGGAGAGGTTTATCAGATAGTATGTGGAATGAACATTTACCGGTTCAAATTTTATCCTGGCGTATGTTGGCTCGTTTAAAAAACAACGATTTGCTTGACATGATGTACCTAGATGAGGAAGCATTAGAATGGGCAAAAGCAACAGGTGAAGGCGAAGAAGAAGACGAAAACAAAATTGTACATAAAGACAGTAACGGAGCTATTTTACAAGATGGTGACTCCGTAGTTTTGATAAAAGATTTAGATGTAAAAGGGGCTACTTTTACCGCAAAACGTGGAGCTGCCGTACATAATATTAAATTAGTTTGGGACGACGCTAACTTGATTGAAGGTAGAGTGGAAAACCAAAGTATTTATATTTTGACGCAATACGTGAAGAAAACGAAGTAA
- a CDS encoding metallophosphoesterase produces the protein MRKLVIGDIHGGLKAVQQVLKRANVTDKDILIFLGDYVDGWSESPDVLDFLIELQKKQKCYFIRGNHDELLLDWLLGNNENIDEKLWFTHGGEATVISYQNVDALTKEKHIEFLQSLQDYYLDDKNRLFIHAGFTNMKGVDHEYFKALFYWDRTLWETALALNNQLSKDAITYPSRLNIYDEIYIGHTPVTKINETTPINKACVWNVDTGAAFKGKLTILDVDTKEYWQSDSLPDLYPNEKGRN, from the coding sequence ATGAGGAAATTAGTTATTGGAGATATACATGGCGGACTAAAAGCAGTGCAACAAGTTTTGAAAAGAGCAAACGTTACTGATAAAGATATTTTAATCTTTTTAGGCGATTATGTAGACGGTTGGAGTGAATCTCCTGATGTTTTGGATTTTTTAATCGAATTGCAAAAAAAGCAAAAATGCTATTTCATTCGAGGTAATCACGACGAACTATTACTAGACTGGTTATTAGGTAATAACGAAAATATTGATGAAAAATTGTGGTTTACCCATGGTGGTGAAGCAACTGTTATTTCATATCAAAATGTTGATGCATTAACTAAAGAAAAACATATTGAATTCTTGCAATCTCTACAAGATTATTATTTAGATGATAAAAATCGATTGTTTATTCATGCTGGTTTTACCAATATGAAAGGTGTAGATCATGAATATTTTAAAGCGCTTTTTTATTGGGATAGAACACTTTGGGAAACTGCTTTAGCACTTAACAATCAACTTTCAAAAGATGCTATTACTTATCCAAGTCGTTTAAACATATATGATGAAATCTATATCGGACATACGCCAGTTACTAAAATCAACGAAACGACACCTATAAACAAAGCTTGTGTTTGGAATGTGGATACCGGAGCGGCATTTAAAGGAAAGCTAACTATTTTAGATGTAGACACAAAAGAGTATTGGCAAAGCGATTCGTTGCCAGATCTTTATCCGAACGAAAAAGGTCGAAATTAA
- a CDS encoding DUF6646 family protein, with protein MKKFLIIASFFASISFVNAQVFTGKGDTKFQVGANFQEYGSGVIVTYDYGIGKNMSVGLTSLYLLGIKEINSEKPNFDDRFDLRARFSANIADVFNIEEKVDIYPGLNIGVKNFGAHLGARYFFTPGFGVYSEIQFPIAMYDNDPIGFEKYNNQFNFSIGASFNL; from the coding sequence ATGAAAAAATTTCTAATTATTGCTAGTTTTTTTGCTTCTATTTCATTTGTAAATGCTCAGGTTTTTACAGGAAAAGGAGATACTAAATTTCAAGTTGGAGCTAATTTCCAAGAATACGGTTCGGGTGTAATTGTTACCTATGACTATGGAATTGGTAAAAACATGTCTGTTGGTCTTACTTCACTATACTTACTTGGAATAAAGGAAATAAATAGTGAAAAACCAAATTTTGACGACCGTTTCGATTTAAGAGCTCGTTTTAGTGCCAACATTGCCGATGTCTTTAATATTGAAGAAAAAGTAGATATTTATCCTGGTTTGAACATTGGGGTTAAAAACTTTGGAGCTCACTTAGGCGCGCGTTATTTTTTCACACCTGGATTTGGAGTTTATTCTGAAATTCAATTTCCTATTGCAATGTATGATAATGATCCTATTGGATTTGAAAAATACAACAATCAATTCAATTTCTCAATTGGAGCTTCCTTCAATTTATAA